The following are encoded in a window of Sminthopsis crassicaudata isolate SCR6 chromosome 5, ASM4859323v1, whole genome shotgun sequence genomic DNA:
- the FGL2 gene encoding fibroleukin has protein sequence MNLAYFYLLSSIVPAFHNVGAVEDKAKETKEEKFAAACPVKLEASGQCEEGEECPYQMNLPSLTIQLPKSFSMIEQVFKDVQNLKETVNNLKKSCQECKLQADDNQEMGRNDPLQSNTDAAEKESDNRIKELETEVSRLFSNLKDAKDEINSLHGRLENLNLVNMNNIENYVDSKVANLTSVVNSLDGRCSSRCSNLSGLQSNSGAITQHLIYKDCWDYYGKGQKNNGIYKVTPDPKNKTFEVYCDMESMGGGWTVMQNRLDGSTNFNRTWKEYKNGFGNLSREFWLGNDKIHLLTKSKEMVLRIDLEDFNGVKLYALYDQFYVANEYLKYRLHIGNYSGTAGNALRFNRHYNHDLKFFTTPDKDHDRYPSGNCGLYYSSGWWFDACLSANLNGKYYHQKYKGVFNGIYWGTWPGMSSGEPNGFKHSFKRAKMMIRPKFLAS, from the exons ATGAACTTAGCTTACTTTTACTTGCTGAGCTCAATTGTACCAGCTTTTCATAATGTCGGGGCAGTGGAAGACAAAGCAAAggaaactaaagaagaaaaatttgctgCTGCTTGTCCTGTGAAGCTGGAAGCAAGTGGACAATGTGAGGAAGGAGAGGAGTGTCCCTACCAGATGAACCTGCCTTCCCTGACCATCCAACTACCCAAGTCATTCAGCATGATTGAACAGGTCTTTAAAGATGTTCAAAATCTCAAGGAAACTGTAAATAATCTGAAGAAATCTTGCCAAGAATGCAAACTGCAAGCTGATGATAACCaagaaatgggaagaaatgaTCCATTGCAGTCTAACACAGATGCTGCTGAAAAGGAGAGTGATAACCGAATTAAAGAATTGGAGACTGAAGTTAGCAGGCTATTTTCCAATCTGAAGGATGCCAAAGATGAAATTAATTCACTTCACGGTCGCTTGGAGAATCTGAACCTGGTAAACATGAACAACATAGAAAATTATGTTGACAGCAAAGTGGCTAATCTGACGTCTGTGGTGAACAGTTTGGATGGTCGATGTTCATCTAGGTGTTCAAACCTCTCGGGACTGCAGTCAAATTCTG GTGCTATTACTCAACATCTAATATACAAAGACTGTTGGGATTATTATGGGAAAGGCCAAAAGAACAATGGAATCTACAAAGTTACACCTGATCCAAAAAATAAGACCTTTGAAGTTTACTGTGACATGGAATCCATGGGTGGAGGTTGGACAGTAATGCAGAATCGCCTAGATGGAAGTACTAACTTCAACAGAACATGGAAGGAGTACAAAAATGGCTTTGGAAATCTTAGCAGGGAGTTCTGGTTAGGTAATGATAAAATTCACCTTCTGACCAAGAGTAAAGAAATGGTCCTTAGAATTGATCTTGAAGATTTTAATGGTGTCAAATTATATGCTCTGTATGACCAGTTCTATGTGGCCAATGAATATCTCAAATACCGTTTACATATTGGCAATTATAGTGGTACTGCTGGAAATGCTCTGCGTTTCAATAGACATTATAACCATGACCTTAAATTTTTCACTACCCCAGACAAAGATCATGATAGGTATCCCTCTGGAAACTGTGGACTTTACTACAGTTCTGGTTGGTGGTTTGATGCATGTTTGTCTGCGAACTTAAATGGTAAATACTACCACCAAAAATACAAAGGTGTCTTCAATGGGATTTATTGGGGTACATGGCCTGGCATGAGTAGTGGTGAACCAAATGGATTTAAACATTCTTTCAAGAGGGCAAAAATGATGATTAGGCCAAAATTCCTTGCATCATAA